Proteins encoded by one window of Dermochelys coriacea isolate rDerCor1 chromosome 13, rDerCor1.pri.v4, whole genome shotgun sequence:
- the LOC119841802 gene encoding olfactory receptor 10S1-like, with product MEPGNQTPVTEFILEGLPNTRELPSLFFLLFLLLYLLTLLGNTLTLLTVLCDPRLHALPMYCFLGHLSFLDACLSSVTVPKVLAGLVGPGGRAISFGGCVAQLYAFHFLCSTECFLYTVMAYDRFLAICHPLRYSMVMSRKTCLWLAAGTWLTGSIHAMIQAFLTFRLPYCGPNHVEYFVCDIPAMLKLACADTAANQVVILANIGAVVASCFLLICVSYTYIASAILKIRTAQGRHRAFSTCSAHLTLVLLYYGPPVFIYLHPSSSQASDGVVAVFYTAVTPLLNPFIYTLRNKEMKKALRKLKDKVSHTK from the exons ATGGAGCCAGGAAACCAAACGCCAGTGACAGAATTCATCCTGGAGGGTCTCCCAAACACCAGGGAGCTtccctctctcttcttcctcctcttcctcctgctctaCCTGCTCACCCTGCTGGGCAACACCCTCACCCTGCTGACTGTGCTCTGCGATCCTCGACTCCATGCCCTGCCCATGTACTGCTTCCTTGGCCACCTCTCCTTCCTCGACGCCTGCCTCTCCTCCGTCACCGTGCCCAAGGTCCTGGCTGGCTTGGTGGGGCCCGGTGGCAGGGCCATCTCCTTTGGCGGCTGCGTGGCGCAGCTCTACGCCTTCCATTTTCTGTGCAGCACTGAGTGCTTCCTCTATACGGTAATGGCTTATGACCGCTTCCTGGCCATCTGCCACCCCCTGCGCTACAGCATGGTGATGAGCAGAAAGACCTGCCTGTGGCTGGCAGCCGGCACTTGGCTCACCGGCTCAATCCATGCCATGATCCAGGCCTTCCTGACCTTTCGCCTGCCCTACTGTGGCCCCAATCACGTGGAATACTTCGTCTGTGACATCCCTGCCATGCTGAAGCTGGCCTGCGCCGACACAGCCGCCAATCAAGTCGTCATTCTGGCCAACATTGGGGCAGTGGTGGCCAGCTGCTTCCTGCTCATCTGCGTTTCTTATACCTACATAGCCTCCGCCATCCTGAAGATCCGCACGGCCCAAGGGAGGCATCGGGCGTTCTCCACCTGCAGCGCCCACCTCACCCTGGTGCTGCTGTACTATGGGCCCCCAGTCTTCATATACCTGCATCCCTCTTCGAGTCAAGCATCCGACGGGGTAGTGGCTGTATTCTATACTGCAGTCACCCCTCTGCTGAACCCCTTTATATACACCCTGAGGAACAAGGAGATGAAAAAGGCCTTGAGGAAACTG AAGGATAAAGTGTCTCACACAAAATAA